Proteins encoded by one window of Actinocorallia herbida:
- a CDS encoding tetratricopeptide repeat protein, whose protein sequence is MVQSSGENRDSRRTQEGGGEDVYDLYSRGLKLLSSGSPAAAVQLLSRAAEAEPQSPSIREALGRALFGARHYEEAADCFRSIIEENPAEDFALFGLGLSLSRMGLFHAAAEHLALAVAMRPENKDYASALRHVRATLDSRR, encoded by the coding sequence TTGGTTCAAAGTTCAGGAGAGAACAGGGATTCCCGCCGGACGCAAGAGGGAGGCGGGGAGGACGTCTACGACCTGTACTCGCGGGGACTGAAGCTGCTCTCCTCGGGCAGCCCCGCCGCTGCGGTGCAGCTGCTCTCCCGTGCGGCGGAAGCCGAGCCGCAGTCTCCCAGCATCCGCGAAGCCCTGGGCCGGGCCCTGTTCGGCGCCCGGCACTACGAGGAGGCCGCCGACTGCTTCCGCTCGATCATCGAGGAGAATCCGGCGGAGGACTTCGCCCTCTTCGGCCTCGGCCTGTCGCTGAGCCGGATGGGCCTGTTCCACGCCGCGGCCGAGCATCTGGCGCTGGCCGTCGCCATGCGGCCGGAGAACAAGGACTACGCCTCAGCCCTGCGGCATGTCCGCGCGACCCTCGACTCCCGGAGATGA